TTTTTATCGGATAAAGGTCCCCATAACAATTGCCCGAAAGCAAACCCGGCAAAGAACACCGAAATGGATATCTGAATATGTCCGATATCGGTATTAAAAATTTGGGCCATACTTGGGAAAGCGGGAAGATAAAGATCTATACTTAGCGACTCCAATGTGTTGAGCAGTGCTAAAATAAACACCACAATATTCAAATTCTTCTTCATAAAATACATAAGCCTTCACAGGCGGTTTTTCAGCTGCAAAGTTGATGTAAAAAGCATCATATTTCAATAAAAGAACTGAAGGAAGTATAGGACAAACTGAAGATTCAAATACAATAATAAATCAAAATTACTAATTTAAGCACATCATTACAGTAAATATTGAAGATTACCGTTTTTCATTATTCTTAAAGTTGTCAGGATTTTGGTTCGTATGTTTCTTAAAAAACCTTGAAAAATATGAAGCATCGTTAAAACCAAGTTTAAAAGCAATTTCCTTTACTGTGAGAGCTCCAAAGCTGAGTTCTCTTTTAGCTTCCAGGATAAGACGCTGGGAAATCATTTTTTTTACCGTTGTTCCTCTCAAAAGGCGCACAATATCATTAAGATGATGCGTACTTATCTTCAACTGATCAGCGTAGAAACCTGTTTCTTTATGTCCTATATAATGCCTCTCAATAAGTCCCACCAGTTCCTGAATGCGCTGACGGTCATTCAATAAAGGTTCCTGAGGGTTGATTTGCTCTCCGATGATGATACAAAATGCTTTCAGGTATGCCTTTAAGAGTTCAGTTCTTGATAATGTTTTATATTCCTGCTCAATCAGTGATATAATTGTACTGCAGGTTTTTTCGTTTTTCGGATTTAAAAAAAAGGGAAGTTCTCC
This genomic window from Chryseobacterium viscerum contains:
- a CDS encoding helix-turn-helix domain-containing protein — protein: MITPEKEIPVHHLTSEEFQMSTLSAAGPENFHDVHRHNFFEIIWFREVYENSRLELDFESYKLENNQICIIAPGQAFNMKLEGEEGYAMAISREIFNEACDIESVLTGGELPFFLNPKNEKTCSTIISLIEQEYKTLSRTELLKAYLKAFCIIIGEQINPQEPLLNDRQRIQELVGLIERHYIGHKETGFYADQLKISTHHLNDIVRLLRGTTVKKMISQRLILEAKRELSFGALTVKEIAFKLGFNDASYFSRFFKKHTNQNPDNFKNNEKR